The following proteins are encoded in a genomic region of Channa argus isolate prfri chromosome 3, Channa argus male v1.0, whole genome shotgun sequence:
- the ccdc85al gene encoding coiled-coil domain containing 85A, like isoform X1, translating into MEKATPPPQPQLQLSIAKSESPAEDISGLTDEELLKWTKEDLVRRLRRSEADKMSVILDHGNLIREVNRSLQLHLNEIRGLKDINQKLQEDNRELRDLCCFLDDDRQKGKRVSREWQRLGRYSASIMRKEVTLYLQKLKELELRQEEVIRENLELKELCLLLDEEKGVVGGGSSGGGSGSGGSVGMGGCRNSVDSQNSLLLVPGQGLLMRDVGDGSSTSSAGSADSSDHPHHKQPHLSVGVGGVGSAGDKGSPELVHKPRCSSISGIGGGGGGDREVSNPEHPSGRHRSTSLEYPYTLPQLCRPRCGSISVPDHSRVMRGLSPEKYGRNVGQRSPEQHPKHHSSDLVLGQRQHFLAQGGSGELFQRHHRSSISSTGCGSPEPRQAHIGASEHHEKGCVIQGGSPETHRHQYSMSPDHVKFGSPVREGQRRPAGEELSPHHRSIYNGMNALISAGCCTNNCRNVKLWDSFDGSS; encoded by the exons ATGGAGAAAGCGACTCCGCCGCCCCAGCCCCAGCTCCAGCTGTCGATAGCGAAGAGCGAAAGTCCAGCGGAGGACATCTCCGGTCTGACTGACGAGGAGCTGCTCAAGTGGACCAAGGAGGATCTTGTGCGGCGGCTGAGGCGGTCTGAGGCCGACAAGATGAGCGTGATTCTGGACCATGGGAATCTCATCCGAGAGGTCAATCGCAGCCTCCAGCTACACTTAAACGAGATCAGGGGGCTGAAG gACATTAACCAGAAACTGCAGGAGGACAACCGTGAGCTGCGGGACTTGTGCTGCTTCCTGGATGACGACCGTCAGAAAGGGAAGCGGGTATCCAGAGAGTGGCAGCGCCTGGGACGGTACAGCGCCAGCATCATGCGTAAAGAAGTTACCCTCTACCTCCAGAAACTGAAGGAGCTGGAGCTTCGACAGGAGGAAGTGATCCGTGAAAACCTGGAGCTGAAGGAGCTCTGCCTGCTGCTGGATGAGGAGAAGGGGGTGGTAGGTGGAGGAAGTAGTGGTGGAGGAAGTGGAAGTGGAGGCAGTGTAGGAATGGGAGGGTGCCGCAACTCTGTAGACAGTCAAAATAGTTTGCTCCTGGTGCCAGGGCAGGGGCTCCTGATGAGAGACGTTGGGGATGGGAGCAGCACCTCCAGTGCCGGAAGCGCTGACAGCTCTGATCACCCTCATCATAAGCAGCCTCACCTGTCTGTAGGAGTAGGTGGAGTTGGCAGTGCTGGGGATAAAGGGAGTCCCGAGCTTGTGCATAAACCCAGGTGTAGCAGCATCAGTGGaataggaggaggaggtggaggagacaGGGAAGTGTCCAACCCTGAGCATCCAAGTGGGCGCCACCGGAGTACAAGCCTGGAGTACCCATACACTCTGCCTCAGCTCTGCCGACCTCGCTGCGGGTCCATATCTGTGCCTGACCACAGTAGAGTCATGCGTGGCCTCAGCCCAGAAAAATATGGAAGGAATGTGGGCCAACGCAGTCCGGAGCAGCACCCCAAGCACCACAGTTCTGATCTCGTCCTGGGCCAGAGGCAGCACTTCCTGGCCCAGGGAGGCAGCGGGGAGCTCTTTCAGCGCCACCACAGGAGCAGCATTAGCAGTACAGGCTGCGGGAGCCCCGAACCGCGACAGGCACATATAGGAGCCAGTGAGCACCATGAAAAAGGCTGTGTGATCCAGGGTGGCAGCCCTGAAACTCATAGGCACCAGTACAGTATGAGCCCTGATCATGTAAAGTTTGGCAGCCCTGTGAGAGAGGGGCAGAGGAGGCCAGCTGGAGAAGAGCTGTCGCCACATCATCGAAGCATCTATAATGGCATGAATG
- the ccdc85al gene encoding coiled-coil domain containing 85A, like isoform X2 translates to MEKATPPPQPQLQLSIAKSESPAEDISGLTDEELLKWTKEDLVRRLRRSEADKMSVILDHGNLIREVNRSLQLHLNEIRGLKDINQKLQEDNRELRDLCCFLDDDRQKGKRVSREWQRLGRYSASIMRKEVTLYLQKLKELELRQEEVIRENLELKELCLLLDEEKGVVGGGSSGGGSGSGGSVGMGGCRNSVDSQNSLLLVPGQGLLMRDVGDGSSTSSAGSADSSDHPHHKQPHLSVGVGGVGSAGDKGSPELVHKPRCSSISGIGGGGGGDREVSNPEHPSGRHRSTSLEYPYTLPQLCRPRCGSISVPDHSRVMRGLSPEKYGRNVGQRSPEQHPKHHSSDLVLGQRQHFLAQGGSGELFQRHHRSSISSTGCGSPEPRQAHIGASEHHEKGCVIQGGSPETHRHQYSMSPDHVKFGSPVREGQRRPAGEELSPHHRSIYNGMNALMAPLDPNLTN, encoded by the exons ATGGAGAAAGCGACTCCGCCGCCCCAGCCCCAGCTCCAGCTGTCGATAGCGAAGAGCGAAAGTCCAGCGGAGGACATCTCCGGTCTGACTGACGAGGAGCTGCTCAAGTGGACCAAGGAGGATCTTGTGCGGCGGCTGAGGCGGTCTGAGGCCGACAAGATGAGCGTGATTCTGGACCATGGGAATCTCATCCGAGAGGTCAATCGCAGCCTCCAGCTACACTTAAACGAGATCAGGGGGCTGAAG gACATTAACCAGAAACTGCAGGAGGACAACCGTGAGCTGCGGGACTTGTGCTGCTTCCTGGATGACGACCGTCAGAAAGGGAAGCGGGTATCCAGAGAGTGGCAGCGCCTGGGACGGTACAGCGCCAGCATCATGCGTAAAGAAGTTACCCTCTACCTCCAGAAACTGAAGGAGCTGGAGCTTCGACAGGAGGAAGTGATCCGTGAAAACCTGGAGCTGAAGGAGCTCTGCCTGCTGCTGGATGAGGAGAAGGGGGTGGTAGGTGGAGGAAGTAGTGGTGGAGGAAGTGGAAGTGGAGGCAGTGTAGGAATGGGAGGGTGCCGCAACTCTGTAGACAGTCAAAATAGTTTGCTCCTGGTGCCAGGGCAGGGGCTCCTGATGAGAGACGTTGGGGATGGGAGCAGCACCTCCAGTGCCGGAAGCGCTGACAGCTCTGATCACCCTCATCATAAGCAGCCTCACCTGTCTGTAGGAGTAGGTGGAGTTGGCAGTGCTGGGGATAAAGGGAGTCCCGAGCTTGTGCATAAACCCAGGTGTAGCAGCATCAGTGGaataggaggaggaggtggaggagacaGGGAAGTGTCCAACCCTGAGCATCCAAGTGGGCGCCACCGGAGTACAAGCCTGGAGTACCCATACACTCTGCCTCAGCTCTGCCGACCTCGCTGCGGGTCCATATCTGTGCCTGACCACAGTAGAGTCATGCGTGGCCTCAGCCCAGAAAAATATGGAAGGAATGTGGGCCAACGCAGTCCGGAGCAGCACCCCAAGCACCACAGTTCTGATCTCGTCCTGGGCCAGAGGCAGCACTTCCTGGCCCAGGGAGGCAGCGGGGAGCTCTTTCAGCGCCACCACAGGAGCAGCATTAGCAGTACAGGCTGCGGGAGCCCCGAACCGCGACAGGCACATATAGGAGCCAGTGAGCACCATGAAAAAGGCTGTGTGATCCAGGGTGGCAGCCCTGAAACTCATAGGCACCAGTACAGTATGAGCCCTGATCATGTAAAGTTTGGCAGCCCTGTGAGAGAGGGGCAGAGGAGGCCAGCTGGAGAAGAGCTGTCGCCACATCATCGAAGCATCTATAATGGCATGAATG
- the sec23b gene encoding protein transport protein Sec23B, translated as MSTYQEFIQQNEDRDGVRFSWNLWPSSRLEATRLVVPVSCLFTPLKERTDLPPVQYEPVLCSRANCKAVLNPLCQVDFRAKIWACNFCFQRNPFPPSYAGISEVNQPAELMPQFSTIEYIVQRGTPAPLIFLYVVDTCLEEEDLQALKESLQMSLSLLPPNALVGLITFGRMVQVHELSCEGIAKSYVFRGTKDLSSKQIQEMLGLAKPGATGPQGRPPALQEPAASCRFLQPVHKVDMNLTDLLGELQRDPWPVPQGKRPLRSTGVALSVAVGLLEGTFPNTGARVMLFIGGPPTQGPGMVVGDELKTPIRSWHDIQKDNARHLKKATKYYEALANRSAVNGHSIDIYACALDQTGLLEMKCLSNLTGGHIVMGDSFNTSLFKQTFQRVFSKDYNGDFRMAFGGLLEVKTSRELKVCGAIGPCVSLNCKGPCISENEMGIGGTSQWKICSLNPSTTLGIYFEVVNQHNAPIPQGGRGAIQFVTQYQHSNTQRRIRVTTIARNWADAQSQIQHIESSFDQEAAAVLMARLGVFRAESEEGPDVLRWLDRQLIRLCQKFGQFNKDDPTSFRLSESLSLYPQFMFHLRRSPFLQVFNNSPDESSYYRHHFVRQDLTQSLIMIQPILYSYSFHGPPEPVLLDSSSILPDRILLMDTFFQLVIYHGETIDQWRKAGYQEMAEYENFKQLLHAPLDDAQEILQTRFPMPRYIDTEHGGSQARFLLSKVNPSQTHNNLYTWGQETGAPILTDDVSLQVFMDHLKKLAVSSST; from the exons ATGTCGACCTACCAGGAGTTCATTCAACAGAACGAGGACAGGGATGGGGTGAGATTCAGCTGGAATCTATGGCCCTCCAGTCGGCTGGAAGCCACTAGACTTGTGGTCCCCGTCTCCTGCCTCTTTACACCTCTCAAGGAAAGAACTGATCTGCCACCAGTTCAGTACGAACCAGTACTGTGCAGCCGGGCTAACTGCAAGGCAGTGCTCAACCCACTATG TCAAGTGGACTTCAGAGCAAAAATATGGGCATGCAACTTTTGCTTTCAGAGAAACCCA TTTCCTCCCTCATACGCAGGCATATCAGAAGTGAACCAGCCAGCTGAACTCATGCCACAGTTTTCTACTATTGAGTACATAGTACAG CGAGGAACCCCAGCTCCTCTGATCTTCCTGTATGTGGTGGACACATGTTTGGAAGAAGAGGACCTCCAGGCCCTTAAGGAGTCCCTGCAAATGTCCCTTAGTCTGCTGCCACCCAATGCGCTGGTGGGCCTCATCACATTCGGGCGCATGGTCCAGGTTCATGAGCTCAGCTGTGAGGGGATCGCTAAGAGTTATGTGTTCAGGGGCACCAAGGATCTTTCCTCCAAACAGATCCAG GAGATGCTTGGTTTAGCAAAGCCAGGAGCAACAGGACCACAAGGTCGCCCTCCGGCCCTTCAGGAACCTGCAGCCTCTTGCAG gTTTCTTCAGCCTGTACACAAGGTTGACATGAACCTGACAGACTTGCTTGGTGAGCTTCAGAGAGACCCCTGGCCTGTGCCTCAGGGCAAGCGACCCCTTCGATCCACCGGTGTTGCTCTGTCTGTTGCTGTTGGCTTGCTGGAG GGCACATTCCCCAACACAGGGGCTCGTGTCATGCTGTTCATTGGAGGGCCACCCACACAGGGCCCAGGCATGGTGGTGGGAGATGAGCTGAAAACCCCTATTCGCTCCTGGCATGACATCCAGAAGGACAACGCTCGCCATCTGAAAAAAGCCACCAAA TACTATGAAGCCTTGGCAAACCGCTCAGCAGTAAATGGTCACAGTATTGATATCTACGCCTGTGCCCTGGACCAGACCGGACTGCTGGAGATGAAGTGCTTATCTAATCTGACTGG TGGCCATATTGTGATGGGAGACTCCTTCAACACATCCTTGTTTAAGCAAACTTTCCAGAGGGTTTTTAGTAAAGACTATAATGGAGACTTCCGCATGGCCTTTGGAGGCCTCCTAGAAGTCAAG aCATCAAGGGAGCTGAAGGTTTGTGGGGCCATTGGACCATGTGTTTCGCTCAACTGTAAAGGTCCCTGCATTTCAGAGAAT GAGATGGGAATCGGTGGCACGAGCCAGTGGAAAATTTGCAGTCTCAATCCCTCCACTACTTTGGGCATTTATTTTGAGGTGGTGAATCAG CACAATGCTCCAATTCCCCAAGGAGGTCGAGGGGCAATCCAGTTTGTAACTCAGTACCAGCACTCAAATACACAGAGGAGGATACGGGTTACCACAATCGCCAGGAA CTGGGCAGACGCACAGTCTCAAATTCAGCACATCGAGTCGTCATTCGACCAGGAAGCGGCCGCCGTGCTCATGGCACGCCTAGGTGTCTTTAGAGCAGAGTCGGAGGAGGGGCCAGATGTCCTGCGTTGGCTCGACAGGCAACTCATCCGCCTG TGTCAGAAGTTTGGCCAGTTTAACAAAGATGATCCTACATCCTTCAGGCTTTCAGAGTCTCTGTCCCTCTACCCACAG TTTATGTTTCACCTGAGGAGGTCGCCCTTCCTGCAGGTGTTCAACAACAGCCCAGACGAGTCTTCCTACTACAGGCACCACTTTGTTAGGCAGGACCTGACCCAGTCCCTGATCATGATCCAGCCCATCCTCTACTCATACTCCTTTCATGGACCACCAGAG CCTGTGCTCCTGGACAGTAGCAGTATCCTACCAGATCGAATCCTGCTGATGGACACCTTCTTCCAGCTGGTTATCTACCACGGAGAG accaTTGACCAGTGGCGTAAAGCAGGCTATCAGGAAATGGCGGAGTATGAGAACTTTAAACAGCTGCTGCACGCTCCTCTTGATGACGCCCAGGAGATCCTGCAGACACGTTTCCCCATGCCACGTTACATTGACACTGAACACGGAGGCTCACAGGCTCGCTTCCTGCTCTCCAAGGTCAACCCATCGCAGACTCACAACAACCTTTACACCTGGGGCCAg GAGACCGGAGCACCGATCCTCACTGACGACGTCAGCCTGCAGGTCTTCATGGATCATTTGAAGAAACTGGCTGTTTCCAGCTCAACGTAG
- the LOC137123826 gene encoding germ cell-specific gene 1-like protein encodes MKTTRRCRTLLSVSLNFFALIFSITAFITTYWCVGTQRVPKPKCSKLRTHQCIDYGVNETDPNKVVYSWETGDDRFLFRQFHTGIWSSCEENIHDESEMCRSFLDLAPASEKGMLWLSLISELLYIVLLVVGFSLMCLDLVHSSNIIDGLKLNAFAAVFTVLSGLLGMVAHVMYTQVFQVTVSHGPPDWRPYNWDYGWSFCMAWASFTCCMGASVTTLNSYTKTVIEFRHKRKTFEQSIREEHAREAFGYLRDHSVHSISKSVEVYPSQTMQSGRKTPIGDDSLDLSDITASLGEEQC; translated from the exons ATGAAGACGACGCGCAGATGCAGGACCCTTCTGTCGGTTAGTCTGAACTTCTTCGCCCTGATTTTCTCCATAACCGCCTTCATAACGACTTACTGGTGCGTGGGGACCCAGAGAGTCCCTAAGCCAAAGTGCAGCAAGCTGCGGACTCACCAGTGTATAGACTACGGAGTGAACGAGACGGACCCCAACAAAGTGGTGTACAGCTGGGAGACTGGCGACGACAGGTTCCTGTTCCGCCAGTTTCACACTGGCATTTGGTCCTCGTGTGAGGAAAATATCCACGATGAAA GTGAAATGTGCCGAAGCTTCCTCGATTTGGCCCCAGCATCAGAGAAAG GGATGCTATGGCTGTCGCTGATCTCTGAGCTGTTGTACATTGTTCTTCTGGTGGTGGGCTTCAGCCTCATGTGTTTGGATCTGGTTCACTCCAGCAACATCATTGATGGACTCAAGCTCAATGCCTTCGCTGCCGTCTTCACTGTGCTCTCAG GCCTTCTTGGCATGGTGGCTCATGTGATGTACACACAGGTCTTCCAGGTGACTGTCAGTCATGGTCCACCTGACTGGAGGCCGTACAATTGGGACTACGGCTGGTCCTTCTG CATGGCCTGGGCCTCCTTTACCTGCTGTATGGGCGCATCGGTCACCACACTCAACTCCTACACAAAGACTGTCATCGAGTTCAGGCACAAACGCAAGACCTTCGAGCAAAGCATCCGCGAGGAGCACGCGAGGGAGGCTTTTGGATATTTGCGGGACCACTCGGTGCACTCTATCTCCAAGTCTGTGGAGGTTTATCCCAGCCAGACCATGCAAAGCGGCAGGAAAACCCCCATAGGCGATGACTCTCTGGACCTGAGTGACATTACAGCATCTTTAGGGGAAGAACAGTGCTGA